Proteins encoded by one window of Synechococcus sp. WH 7805:
- the selD gene encoding selenide, water dikinase SelD, whose protein sequence is MSVLVLAGGGHSHALLLRRWAMRPEKRPDGLIILVSQCSTTLYSGMVPGLIAGRYSLDEVNIDLRRLADQAGVALVIATITGINLAERQLFLERRPALRFDCLSLNVGAITTASQSRCEGNTHELTPIKPLEPVLALLEREDRNPAPQSTWPPFAILGAGLAGLEVALALRQRWPARPLQLISKPGQPRPELAKAITAAGIKHCVVSDGEPTIEGPGLRCTGSQAPAWLAASGLPCCPQSGRVQTDATLQVHGHPELFATGDCAVVNGAVRPPSGVWAVRAAKPLARNLEAAGRGQPLHHWSPQTRALQLLGGHRQGTAVAWLLWGPWVLGPKGWLWNWKERIDRRFIRHFKTQSTMDYAAADPETMRCNGCAAKLPAHHLETALSRAGLQTLGSAPEDANPLPGSRAVSGQPLLQSVDGFPALISDPWLNARLTTLHACSDLWACGARVQAAQAVVTLPLGDAADQEWLLEQTLAGIQCALQPQQASLLGGHTLESRQAGSPPPSQDIQVILSVSGASPERPWPKRGLQAGDQLLISRALGTGVLFAAAMRGKTHPSDLDKALEQMSTSQHHLLEELLTLQKIHPNCIHAATDITGFGLLGHLGEMLGPTATPEHVRVTLQADAIPALPGALPLLESGLASSLAPANRRSWGLLDQGLVTLHLGNILVGSLQSQALLELLVDPQTCGPLLISVTSPLADALLQAESSPWTAIGSVALASS, encoded by the coding sequence ATGAGTGTTCTGGTGCTGGCCGGAGGTGGCCACAGCCATGCACTATTGCTGCGTCGCTGGGCGATGCGCCCCGAGAAACGACCCGACGGGCTCATCATCCTCGTGAGCCAGTGCAGCACCACGCTCTACTCGGGAATGGTCCCAGGTCTGATCGCCGGCCGTTACAGCCTTGATGAGGTGAACATCGACCTGCGCCGACTCGCCGACCAGGCTGGAGTCGCCCTGGTGATCGCCACCATCACGGGCATCAATCTTGCAGAGCGTCAGTTGTTCCTGGAACGCCGACCGGCACTGCGTTTTGATTGCCTCAGTCTCAACGTTGGCGCGATCACCACAGCCTCGCAGTCCCGCTGCGAGGGGAACACGCACGAACTCACGCCAATCAAACCCCTGGAGCCCGTCCTCGCCCTGCTTGAGCGGGAGGATCGCAACCCAGCACCGCAGAGCACCTGGCCCCCTTTTGCCATCCTCGGCGCCGGACTGGCGGGCCTGGAAGTGGCCTTAGCGCTACGTCAACGCTGGCCGGCGCGGCCCCTGCAACTGATCAGCAAACCTGGGCAACCGCGGCCGGAGCTGGCCAAGGCAATCACCGCAGCCGGCATCAAGCACTGTGTGGTGAGCGACGGAGAACCCACCATCGAAGGGCCAGGACTGCGCTGCACAGGTAGCCAGGCGCCAGCCTGGCTGGCAGCCAGTGGATTGCCTTGTTGTCCCCAGAGCGGTCGGGTGCAAACGGACGCGACCCTTCAGGTGCACGGGCACCCGGAGCTCTTCGCCACCGGTGACTGCGCTGTGGTCAACGGAGCGGTCCGCCCGCCCTCCGGCGTCTGGGCTGTGCGTGCGGCCAAGCCCTTGGCCCGCAATCTGGAAGCCGCCGGACGCGGCCAACCGCTACATCACTGGAGCCCCCAAACTCGAGCCCTGCAGCTCCTGGGAGGCCATCGCCAGGGAACAGCTGTGGCTTGGCTGCTCTGGGGGCCCTGGGTCCTTGGACCCAAGGGTTGGCTGTGGAACTGGAAAGAGCGCATTGACCGCCGGTTCATCCGCCACTTCAAAACCCAATCGACCATGGATTACGCGGCGGCGGACCCGGAAACGATGCGCTGCAACGGATGCGCGGCGAAATTACCGGCCCATCACCTGGAAACCGCCCTCAGCCGGGCTGGACTACAGACGCTGGGATCAGCGCCCGAAGATGCAAATCCCTTGCCTGGCAGCCGAGCAGTGAGTGGACAACCGCTTCTGCAAAGCGTGGATGGTTTTCCAGCGCTGATCAGCGACCCCTGGCTGAACGCCAGGCTCACAACGTTGCATGCCTGCTCAGATCTGTGGGCCTGCGGAGCGCGTGTGCAGGCGGCCCAGGCGGTGGTCACCCTTCCCCTCGGCGACGCTGCCGATCAGGAATGGTTGCTGGAACAAACGTTGGCGGGCATCCAGTGCGCGCTGCAACCCCAGCAAGCCAGCCTGCTGGGAGGACACACACTCGAGAGCCGTCAGGCTGGGAGCCCACCCCCAAGCCAGGACATCCAAGTGATCCTGAGCGTCTCCGGAGCTTCACCGGAGCGGCCATGGCCCAAACGCGGTCTTCAGGCAGGAGACCAGCTCCTAATCAGCCGTGCTCTGGGCACGGGGGTTCTGTTCGCGGCAGCGATGAGAGGCAAAACGCACCCTTCAGACCTGGACAAGGCTTTGGAGCAGATGTCCACCAGTCAGCACCACCTGCTGGAAGAGCTGCTCACGCTTCAAAAGATCCATCCCAATTGCATTCATGCGGCCACCGACATCACAGGCTTCGGCCTCCTGGGCCACCTCGGCGAGATGCTGGGGCCAACTGCGACCCCTGAGCACGTGCGCGTGACTCTGCAGGCGGATGCCATTCCCGCACTGCCTGGAGCCCTGCCCTTGCTCGAGAGCGGTCTAGCCAGCAGTCTTGCTCCAGCCAACAGGCGCTCATGGGGCCTGCTCGATCAGGGCCTGGTGACCCTGCACTTGGGCAACATCCTCGTGGGCAGCCTGCAAAGCCAGGCTCTGCTCGAGTTACTGGTCGATCCCCAGACCTGCGGACCGCTGCTGATCAGCGTGACCAGCCCTCTGGCTGACGCTTTACTTCAGGCCGAATCCAGCCCCTGGACTGCAATCGGCTCGGTGGCCCTGGCCTCGAGCTGA
- a CDS encoding UvrD-helicase domain-containing protein produces the protein MSFLAGLNDAQRRAVDHHEGPLLVVAGAGSGKTRALTHRIAHLIGEHGADPAQILAVTFTNKAAREMKERLELLLAQRLAQSQFGQPWSTLPPVEQRQLRSRIYREVTKELWIGTFHALFARMLRYDIDKFKDSEGLSWTKQFSIYDEADAQSLVKEIVTQELQLDPKRFEPKKTRWAISNAKNQGWLPDQLEANAEGQRGKLTADVYRRYRKALAANNALDFDDLLLMPVQLLQQNEQVRGYWHRRFAHVLVDEYQDTNRTQYDLIKLLVTDGKDPQTYDNWTGRSVFVVGDADQSIYSFRAADFTILMGFQDDFGDQEPDEATRTMVKLEENYRSTATILEAANALIANNSERIDKVLRPTRGEGELISLTRCDDEIAEAEAVVHRLRMMEAANPELTWGDMACLYRTNAQSRALEESLVRWRIPYVVVGGLRFYDRREIKDVLGYLRLLINPADTVSLLRVINVPKRGIGKTTIQRLTDAANQLGIPLWDVVSDPEAVRSLGGRSARGLLQFCELINGLRERVSTTPPSELIQQVMELSGYVSELITEGSDEAEERRRNLQELVNAGLQYQEENEEGDLEGFLASAALASDADSKDTAADRVTLMTLHSSKGLEFPVVCLVGLEQGLFPSYRSLDDPASLEEERRLCYVGITRAKERLFLSHASERRLWGGMREPAVPSVFLSELPEALVQGEIPRSGGAAIRREQRLDRLTRVDREQPSSAPANAVRRRQAGPAPGRSWSVGDRVLHSSFGEGEVTHTFGSGEKVSIAVKFAGMGPKILDPRLAPIEPLP, from the coding sequence GGGCCCCTGCTGGTGGTGGCTGGTGCGGGTAGCGGCAAGACCCGGGCCTTGACCCATCGCATTGCCCATCTCATTGGGGAGCACGGTGCCGATCCCGCCCAGATCCTGGCTGTGACCTTCACGAACAAGGCAGCCCGTGAGATGAAGGAGCGTCTGGAGCTCCTGCTTGCCCAGCGACTGGCCCAGAGTCAGTTCGGCCAACCCTGGAGCACCCTGCCGCCGGTGGAGCAGCGTCAGCTGCGCTCACGCATCTACCGGGAAGTCACCAAGGAGCTGTGGATCGGCACCTTTCATGCCCTTTTCGCACGGATGCTCCGCTACGACATCGACAAGTTCAAGGACAGCGAAGGACTCTCTTGGACCAAGCAGTTCTCCATCTACGACGAGGCCGATGCCCAGAGCCTGGTGAAGGAGATTGTGACCCAGGAGCTTCAGCTTGACCCCAAGCGCTTCGAACCGAAAAAAACCCGTTGGGCGATCAGTAACGCTAAGAATCAGGGGTGGCTGCCCGATCAGCTCGAGGCCAATGCCGAGGGGCAGCGGGGCAAACTCACCGCCGACGTGTACCGGCGCTACCGCAAGGCCCTCGCGGCCAACAATGCCCTCGATTTCGATGACCTGCTGTTGATGCCGGTGCAGCTGCTGCAGCAGAACGAGCAGGTGCGCGGCTACTGGCACCGCCGTTTCGCCCATGTGCTGGTGGATGAATATCAAGACACCAACCGCACCCAGTACGACCTGATCAAGTTGCTGGTCACTGACGGCAAGGATCCCCAGACCTACGACAACTGGACAGGTCGGTCGGTGTTTGTGGTGGGCGATGCCGATCAGAGCATCTACAGCTTCCGGGCGGCGGACTTCACGATCCTGATGGGCTTTCAGGACGACTTCGGAGACCAGGAGCCCGATGAGGCCACCCGCACCATGGTGAAACTGGAGGAGAACTACCGCTCGACGGCCACGATTCTCGAGGCTGCCAATGCCTTGATTGCGAACAACAGCGAGCGCATCGACAAGGTGCTGCGTCCCACCCGCGGCGAGGGGGAGCTGATTTCTTTGACCCGCTGTGATGACGAGATCGCCGAGGCCGAAGCGGTGGTGCATCGGCTGCGGATGATGGAAGCAGCCAACCCCGAGCTGACCTGGGGGGACATGGCCTGTCTCTATCGCACCAATGCTCAGTCGCGGGCGCTGGAGGAATCCCTGGTGCGCTGGAGGATTCCTTATGTCGTGGTGGGCGGCCTGCGCTTTTACGACCGGAGGGAAATCAAGGATGTGCTCGGCTACCTGCGCCTGCTGATCAACCCTGCCGACACCGTGAGTTTGCTGCGGGTGATCAATGTGCCCAAGCGGGGCATCGGCAAGACCACGATCCAGCGGCTCACTGATGCGGCCAATCAGCTGGGCATTCCCCTCTGGGATGTGGTGAGTGATCCCGAAGCGGTGCGCTCCCTCGGTGGCCGTTCCGCCCGGGGCTTGCTGCAGTTCTGTGAGCTGATCAACGGCTTGCGCGAACGTGTGTCCACCACGCCCCCTTCTGAACTGATTCAGCAGGTAATGGAGCTCAGTGGCTACGTCAGCGAACTGATCACCGAAGGCAGCGATGAGGCCGAGGAACGCAGGCGCAATCTGCAGGAGCTGGTGAATGCAGGTTTGCAGTACCAGGAGGAAAACGAGGAGGGAGATCTCGAGGGTTTTCTGGCCTCTGCGGCTCTGGCCAGCGATGCCGATAGCAAGGACACCGCCGCCGATCGCGTCACTCTGATGACCCTGCACAGCAGTAAAGGTCTGGAATTTCCGGTGGTGTGCCTGGTGGGTCTGGAGCAGGGGCTCTTTCCCAGCTATCGCTCCCTTGACGATCCCGCTTCGCTGGAGGAAGAGCGGCGGCTCTGTTATGTGGGCATCACCCGGGCCAAGGAGCGCCTGTTCCTCTCCCATGCCAGCGAACGACGTCTCTGGGGTGGCATGCGCGAACCGGCCGTGCCGAGTGTGTTCCTCTCCGAACTGCCGGAAGCGCTGGTGCAAGGAGAGATCCCGCGCTCAGGAGGCGCTGCGATCCGCCGGGAACAACGTCTAGATCGCCTCACTCGCGTGGACCGTGAGCAACCCAGCAGCGCCCCTGCTAACGCGGTGCGTCGGCGTCAGGCCGGTCCAGCGCCCGGTCGCAGCTGGAGCGTGGGTGACCGGGTGCTGCACAGCAGCTTCGGAGAAGGAGAGGTCACCCACACCTTCGGTAGTGGCGAGAAGGTGTCGATTGCGGTGAAGTTCGCAGGGATGGGTCCCAAGATCCTGGATCCGCGCTTGGCGCCGATTGAGCCCTTGCCGTGA